From the Bacillus solimangrovi genome, the window AAAGAACGAGACGACCATTTGCAGGATTTATGTGAATCAAAAGAACTCACTGAAAAAGTAAAAATGCAAGACCTTCCTGCTTTCTCAGAAACTATTCAAATACCCATGAGTTCTGAACAACAAAAAGAGTTGTTTAAGGATATTATTGAGACAGTTCTTATCTCACCTCAATCATATAAAGTTGTTTTCAAACATCCATTTTTAGAAGTAAAGGGGGCAACACCTCATGCCTCTATCTAAAGTATTAAAGCCTGGAATGAAGGCTGTATTCTATGGTCGTCACTCTACAGACAAACAAGAAATGATGATGCAACGAAATTCTGTTGAAAACTTAGTTCAAAAATATGGTTGCAAAATCACTAATGAATACTTAGATTCAGGCGTTTCAGCAACAAAGACAAATATTGCTCAGCGTAAAGCATTGAGCAAATTACTAAACGCAGCAGACAATCAACAGTTCGACTTTGTAGCAATTTATAGCAGTGACCGTTTAGCAAGAAATCCAATCGAGCATCAGCAAATACGAATGACGATGCGCCTCTATGGTATCCCAATTATCGAGAGTCGTTCAGAACGCCTATATGATACAGAAGAAGATGAACTTATTGTTCAGTTGCTCTATGATGGACTATCAAAGTTTGAAGCTGACAATATCAAAACCAGAACGCGTGATGGCTTAATATCAAGAGCGAAACATGGACATTGGACTGGTGGTAAAGCTCCTTATGGATATCGTTATGATAAACAGAAGCATCGTTTTATCACTTTCCCCGAAGAGTTAGTTATTGTAAAAGAGATTTATGACCTTTATATGAAAGCTGAAGGGTTCAATTCGATTGCAAAGCAATTACCTAAAGAAAGTAATCACGGTAAGCAATGGACGAAAGATAAAGTGAAAGCCATCGTGACCAATCCCTTTTACGCTGGTTATATAAGCTGGGGCAAGCGTAAACCGAATGCTAAAGGTACATTTATTGACCGAGAATCATGGATTTTGATAAAGAGCAGTTACATTGAGCCAGTCATTGCTGAAGAACAATGGGAGCATTGTTGGCAACTATATATGAACAAACGCAATCGGAAAATTACACCTAAACATTTTAAAACCAGCTTTCTATTAAAAGGCTTGGTATTGTGTAAACATTGTCAAAAGCCTTTACAAACAAAGGATCAAAGAACAAGTGGTAGTAATGGCAAAAAGTATGGAAGTAAAATCTATAAATGTTCCTCATGCTCTGTTCGGGTTGATGCAGATGAACTTCATGAAAACGTATTAACCCAAGTACTTAATGACATTCGATTAAGTAATCCAGAAAAAATACAACAAGGTGTTGTGAATAGTATTAATCGAGACATTTTGAAACTTGAAGATGACATTAAAGGACTAGAATCTGCTTTAGGCAACTACGAAGTGCAAGCCAATCAATTACATAATGAATTACAGCAACGAATGAAAGCTGATATTAGTGAGCGCTCAAAGAAACTCATGGATGTAATAACGATTTACCGTGTTAATCTAAATAATCGGATTGAGCTAACAAAACATTTAATCAAAGAAAAGATGAAAGAGATAACCGAGTTGAAACAAAATCAACTTAATTCACAATCATTGCAGCTCGCATTGAACAGTGCTCTTCAAGACCAAGACAATCTTGAAAACAGTGACATTCGAAGACTTCTTGTTCAATTAGTAGAAAAAATTGAAATCAATAAAGAACAAAAAGTATCATATACATTGAGAAATGATTTAAAACGAAAAGAAATAACAAACCAAATGGAATTTTTATTCTGACCGTCTCTTCTGAAATTGGAGATGGTCACTTTATTTATAGTAGCTCGGTTTTTGGGTGAG encodes:
- a CDS encoding recombinase family protein yields the protein MPLSKVLKPGMKAVFYGRHSTDKQEMMMQRNSVENLVQKYGCKITNEYLDSGVSATKTNIAQRKALSKLLNAADNQQFDFVAIYSSDRLARNPIEHQQIRMTMRLYGIPIIESRSERLYDTEEDELIVQLLYDGLSKFEADNIKTRTRDGLISRAKHGHWTGGKAPYGYRYDKQKHRFITFPEELVIVKEIYDLYMKAEGFNSIAKQLPKESNHGKQWTKDKVKAIVTNPFYAGYISWGKRKPNAKGTFIDRESWILIKSSYIEPVIAEEQWEHCWQLYMNKRNRKITPKHFKTSFLLKGLVLCKHCQKPLQTKDQRTSGSNGKKYGSKIYKCSSCSVRVDADELHENVLTQVLNDIRLSNPEKIQQGVVNSINRDILKLEDDIKGLESALGNYEVQANQLHNELQQRMKADISERSKKLMDVITIYRVNLNNRIELTKHLIKEKMKEITELKQNQLNSQSLQLALNSALQDQDNLENSDIRRLLVQLVEKIEINKEQKVSYTLRNDLKRKEITNQMEFLF